The following proteins are encoded in a genomic region of Vibrio tasmaniensis:
- the ftsH gene encoding ATP-dependent zinc metalloprotease FtsH, which produces MAKNLILWLVIAVVLMSVFQSFGPGESNGRAVDYTTFVQEVGQGQIQDAQFNNSEITFTRRGGGSKYVTYMPVYDQKLLDDLINQNVKVQGTPPEEQSLLGTIFISWFPMILLIGVWIFFMRQMQGGGGGKGAMSFGKSKARMMSEEQIKTMFADVAGCDEAKEDVKELVDYLRDPSRFQKLGGKIPTGILLVGPPGTGKTLLAKAIAGEAKVPFFTISGSDFVEMFVGVGASRVRDMFEQAKKAAPCIIFIDEIDAVGRQRGAGVGGGHDEREQTLNQMLVEMDGFEGNEGIIVIAATNRPDVLDPALLRPGRFDRQVVVGLPDVRGREQILKVHMRKVPLSGDVEPSLIARGTPGFSGADLANLVNEAALFAARGNKRNVSMVEFELAKDKIMMGAERRSMVMSEEVKESTAYHEAGHAIVGRLVPEHDPVYKVSIIPRGRALGVTMYLPEQDRVSMSRQHLESMISSLYGGRLAEELIYGKDKVSTGASNDIERATDIARKMVTQWGFSEKLGPLLYAEEEGEVFLGRGMSQAKHVSDDTTRLIDEEIRILIDRNYARAKQILEDNMDLMHSMKDALMKYETIDAGQIDDLMERKTDIREPAGWGDQAKAEPAKEEAKPEAKSEEQAEAEPKAEESQVEDVKSESDDAQNKDS; this is translated from the coding sequence ATGGCAAAAAATTTAATTCTGTGGCTTGTTATCGCGGTAGTGTTGATGTCGGTATTCCAGAGCTTCGGCCCTGGGGAAAGTAACGGCAGAGCAGTAGATTACACCACGTTTGTACAGGAAGTTGGCCAAGGCCAGATTCAAGACGCACAGTTCAATAACAGCGAAATCACTTTCACACGTCGTGGTGGTGGCTCTAAGTATGTAACTTACATGCCTGTTTATGATCAAAAGCTACTTGATGACTTAATTAATCAAAACGTAAAAGTTCAGGGTACACCACCTGAAGAGCAGAGCCTGCTTGGCACTATCTTCATCTCATGGTTCCCAATGATCTTACTGATTGGTGTATGGATTTTCTTCATGCGTCAAATGCAAGGCGGCGGCGGCGGTAAAGGCGCGATGTCTTTTGGTAAGAGCAAAGCTCGAATGATGAGCGAAGAACAAATCAAAACGATGTTTGCTGATGTTGCTGGTTGTGACGAAGCAAAAGAAGACGTGAAAGAGCTTGTGGATTACCTTCGTGACCCAAGCCGCTTCCAAAAGCTAGGTGGTAAAATCCCGACGGGTATCCTGTTGGTCGGTCCTCCTGGTACTGGTAAGACGTTGCTTGCAAAAGCGATTGCCGGTGAAGCGAAAGTACCGTTCTTTACTATCTCTGGTTCTGACTTCGTTGAAATGTTTGTTGGTGTTGGTGCATCTCGTGTGCGTGACATGTTCGAACAAGCGAAGAAAGCAGCACCTTGTATCATCTTTATCGATGAAATCGATGCTGTAGGTCGTCAACGTGGCGCTGGTGTTGGTGGTGGTCACGATGAACGTGAGCAAACACTTAACCAAATGCTGGTTGAGATGGATGGTTTTGAAGGCAACGAAGGTATTATTGTTATCGCTGCGACTAACCGTCCAGATGTACTAGACCCTGCATTACTTCGTCCTGGTCGTTTTGACCGTCAAGTTGTGGTTGGTCTACCTGATGTACGTGGTCGTGAACAGATTCTTAAAGTACACATGCGTAAAGTGCCACTATCAGGTGATGTTGAACCATCTCTGATTGCTCGTGGTACTCCAGGTTTCTCTGGTGCAGATCTTGCGAACCTTGTGAACGAGGCGGCGCTATTTGCAGCTCGTGGTAACAAGCGCAATGTATCTATGGTTGAGTTTGAACTTGCGAAAGATAAAATCATGATGGGTGCAGAGCGCCGTTCAATGGTGATGTCTGAGGAAGTGAAAGAGTCAACGGCTTACCACGAAGCAGGTCACGCAATTGTTGGTCGTTTGGTACCTGAACACGATCCAGTGTACAAAGTATCAATCATCCCACGTGGTCGTGCGCTTGGTGTAACTATGTACTTACCTGAGCAAGATCGCGTAAGCATGTCTCGCCAACATCTAGAATCAATGATCTCTAGCTTGTACGGTGGTCGTCTTGCTGAAGAACTTATCTACGGTAAAGATAAGGTTTCGACTGGTGCGTCAAACGATATCGAGCGTGCAACTGATATTGCTCGTAAGATGGTAACGCAGTGGGGCTTCTCTGAGAAACTGGGTCCTCTTCTTTATGCTGAAGAAGAAGGCGAAGTTTTCCTAGGTCGCGGCATGAGCCAAGCGAAACATGTTTCTGACGATACAACTCGACTTATCGATGAAGAAATTCGTATCCTTATCGACCGTAACTATGCTCGAGCTAAGCAAATCCTAGAAGACAATATGGATTTGATGCACTCGATGAAAGATGCGCTTATGAAGTACGAAACGATCGATGCGGGTCAAATTGATGACCTCATGGAACGTAAGACTGACATTCGTGAGCCTGCTGGTTGGGGTGACCAGGCGAAAGCAGAACCTGCAAAGGAAGAAGCTAAGCCTGAAGCTAAATCAGAAGAGCAAGCCGAAGCCGAGCCAAAAGCTGAAGAGTCACAAGTTGAAGACGTTAAGTCTGAATCAGATGATGCTCAAAACAAAGATTCTTAA
- the folP gene encoding dihydropteroate synthase, whose protein sequence is MILKAHNKTLVLDRPHVMGILNVTPDSFSDGGKFNSLDNALLQAERMIQAGVSIIDIGGESTRPGAPDVSLEEELARVIPAIKAIRTKFDVWISIDTSKAEVMRQAVEAGADLINDVRALQEPGALEVAAEANVPICLMHMKGQPRTMQANPSYDDVLTDVEAFLQERVEACETVGISKEQLILDPGFGFGKTIEHNYHLLAHLEKFHTLGLPVLAGMSRKSMIFKLLDKAPADCMVASVTCATIAAIKGAQIIRVHDVEDTLEAMKIIEVMNNNH, encoded by the coding sequence ATGATATTAAAAGCACACAATAAAACGCTCGTTTTAGACCGCCCTCATGTGATGGGTATCCTCAATGTTACGCCTGACTCTTTCTCTGATGGCGGGAAATTCAACTCTCTAGATAATGCGTTGTTGCAAGCTGAAAGAATGATTCAGGCTGGCGTTAGCATCATTGATATTGGTGGTGAATCGACTCGTCCGGGAGCTCCAGACGTTTCCTTAGAGGAAGAATTGGCTCGAGTTATCCCTGCTATTAAAGCAATTCGCACCAAGTTTGATGTTTGGATCTCTATCGATACCAGCAAAGCAGAAGTGATGCGCCAAGCTGTTGAAGCAGGAGCTGATTTGATCAATGATGTCCGCGCACTGCAAGAGCCCGGGGCTCTAGAAGTGGCCGCAGAGGCTAATGTACCTATTTGCTTGATGCACATGAAAGGTCAGCCAAGAACCATGCAAGCCAATCCAAGTTACGATGATGTTCTAACGGATGTTGAAGCCTTTTTACAAGAAAGGGTCGAAGCTTGTGAGACTGTCGGTATCTCAAAAGAGCAGCTGATACTTGATCCTGGTTTTGGTTTTGGTAAAACCATCGAACACAATTACCATTTATTAGCGCACCTTGAAAAGTTTCATACGCTTGGTTTGCCTGTCTTAGCGGGGATGTCGAGAAAGTCGATGATCTTTAAGCTACTAGACAAAGCCCCAGCTGACTGCATGGTCGCTAGCGTTACTTGCGCAACTATCGCAGCAATTAAAGGCGCACAAATTATTCGCGTTCACGATGTTGAAGATACATTGGAAGCGATGAAGATAATCGAAGTGATGAATAACAATCACTAA
- the glmM gene encoding phosphoglucosamine mutase, translating to MSDKRRYFGTDGVRGKVGQYPITPDFVLKLGWAAGRVLAKQGTKKVIIGKDTRISGYMLESALEAGLAAAGLQATFTGPMPTPAVAYLTQTFRAEAGIVISASHNPFYDNGIKFFSSEGTKLSDDIELAIEAELDKDIECVESSELGKAVRLNDAAGRYIEFCKSTFPHKMTLAGMKIVVDCAHGATYHIAPAVFKELGAEVIAIGVEPNGTNINHEVGATDVRALQAKVLEEKAALGLGFDGDGDRIIMVDELGNKVDGDQIAYIIARDALRRGELKGGVVGTLMTNLGMENGLKQLGIPFVRAAVGDRYVMEQLLAKGWKIGAENSGHVILLDKVTTGDAIVAALQVLASVVDSEMTLNELSQGMTLYPQVLENVRFSGDSNPLEAEAVKAAVIEVETELGEKGRVLLRKSGTEPLLRVMVEGEDAELVQSSALKIADAVKANC from the coding sequence ATGTCTGATAAAAGACGTTACTTCGGCACCGATGGTGTACGTGGCAAAGTTGGCCAGTACCCAATCACACCTGATTTTGTTTTGAAGCTTGGCTGGGCTGCCGGTCGTGTTCTTGCAAAGCAGGGCACAAAGAAAGTGATCATTGGTAAAGATACTCGTATCTCTGGCTACATGCTTGAGTCTGCACTAGAAGCGGGACTTGCTGCTGCTGGTCTTCAGGCTACGTTTACTGGCCCAATGCCAACACCTGCCGTTGCTTACTTAACACAAACTTTCCGTGCTGAAGCGGGAATTGTTATATCTGCATCGCACAATCCCTTCTATGACAACGGCATCAAGTTCTTCTCTTCTGAAGGTACGAAGTTGTCGGATGACATTGAACTCGCCATCGAAGCTGAGCTAGACAAAGATATCGAGTGCGTGGAATCTTCCGAATTAGGTAAAGCGGTACGCCTAAATGATGCTGCAGGCCGTTATATTGAATTTTGTAAAAGTACATTCCCACACAAAATGACGCTAGCTGGTATGAAAATTGTGGTTGATTGCGCACATGGTGCGACTTACCACATTGCGCCGGCTGTATTTAAAGAGCTGGGTGCTGAGGTTATTGCGATTGGTGTGGAGCCAAATGGCACTAACATCAACCACGAAGTCGGTGCGACTGATGTACGCGCTCTGCAAGCTAAAGTGCTTGAAGAAAAAGCGGCGTTGGGCCTTGGCTTTGATGGTGATGGTGATCGTATTATCATGGTTGACGAGCTAGGCAACAAAGTTGATGGTGACCAAATTGCTTACATTATTGCGCGCGATGCACTGCGTCGTGGTGAGTTGAAAGGTGGCGTTGTTGGTACACTAATGACTAACCTTGGGATGGAAAACGGCCTTAAGCAGTTAGGTATTCCGTTTGTACGTGCTGCTGTCGGCGACCGTTACGTTATGGAACAGCTTCTGGCTAAAGGTTGGAAGATCGGTGCTGAGAACTCGGGTCACGTTATCCTATTAGATAAAGTGACGACCGGTGATGCTATCGTTGCTGCTCTGCAAGTATTGGCCTCAGTTGTCGATAGTGAAATGACACTGAATGAGCTTTCTCAAGGTATGACGTTATACCCTCAAGTTCTAGAAAATGTTCGTTTCAGTGGTGATTCAAACCCACTAGAAGCAGAGGCCGTGAAAGCGGCTGTTATTGAAGTCGAGACGGAACTCGGTGAGAAAGGTCGTGTGCTATTACGCAAATCGGGTACTGAGCCACTACTGCGCGTAATGGTCGAAGGTGAAGATGCTGAACTTGTTCAGAGTTCTGCACTGAAAATTGCTGATGCAGTAAAAGCGAATTGCTAA
- the secG gene encoding preprotein translocase subunit SecG, giving the protein MFTVLLVIYLLAALGVIGLVLIQQGKGADMGASFGAGASNTVFGAGGSGNFLTRMTAIFATTFFILSLVLGNMSTHKTESQWIDPTQGQVIQQAEDAVSEVPAQGDEIPQ; this is encoded by the coding sequence ATGTTTACAGTTCTACTTGTGATTTACCTGTTGGCAGCGCTTGGTGTAATTGGCCTAGTGTTGATTCAACAAGGTAAAGGCGCAGATATGGGAGCCTCTTTCGGTGCTGGCGCTTCAAACACTGTGTTTGGTGCTGGTGGCTCAGGAAATTTCCTTACCCGAATGACTGCAATTTTTGCAACTACATTTTTTATCCTTAGCTTAGTGCTTGGTAATATGTCTACACATAAAACTGAGTCACAGTGGATTGACCCGACCCAAGGTCAGGTGATTCAACAAGCTGAAGATGCAGTGAGTGAAGTTCCGGCGCAAGGCGACGAAATTCCACAATAA
- the rimP gene encoding ribosome maturation factor RimP: MTGLERQLTEMLDAPVAASGYELVGLEFIRAGEHSTLRIYIDSPNGINVDDCSEVSHQVSAVMDVEDPISVAYNLEVSSPGLERPLFKAEHYQQFIGHEVSIVLKMAVGNRRKWKGDIQSIEGETVKVLVEGQEEEFVLSNIAKANLIPKF, translated from the coding sequence ATGACTGGTTTAGAAAGACAACTTACTGAAATGCTTGACGCTCCAGTAGCAGCATCAGGTTATGAGTTAGTTGGATTAGAATTTATTCGTGCTGGTGAGCACTCAACGCTACGCATTTACATCGATTCACCAAATGGTATCAATGTAGATGATTGCTCTGAAGTTAGCCACCAAGTAAGTGCCGTAATGGACGTTGAAGATCCAATTTCAGTGGCTTATAACCTTGAAGTGTCTTCACCAGGTTTAGAGAGACCACTGTTCAAAGCTGAGCATTACCAACAATTTATTGGTCACGAGGTAAGCATCGTTTTGAAAATGGCTGTTGGCAACCGTCGTAAATGGAAAGGTGATATCCAATCTATCGAAGGCGAGACAGTGAAAGTATTGGTTGAAGGACAAGAAGAAGAATTCGTCCTGAGCAATATTGCGAAAGCTAACCTGATCCCTAAATTTTAG
- the nusA gene encoding transcription termination factor NusA, translating to MNKEILAVVEAVSNEKAVPRERIFEALEIALATATKKKSELEIEVRVEIDRKTGNFETFRRWEAVEEVEFPTKEISIEAAKYDDPEIELGGFIEDDIESVTFDRITTQTAKQVIVQKVREAERAQIVEQFIDNEGELVTGAVKKVNRDTVILDLGNNAEAVILRDDQLPRENFRPGDRVRGLLYAVKPEARGFQLFVTRSKPEMLAELFRVEVPEIGEELIELKGAARDAGSRAKIAVKTNDKRIDPVGACVGMRGARVQAVSNDLGGERIDIVLWDDNPAQFVINAMAPADVASIIVDEDTHSMDIAVEADNLAQAIGRSGQNVRLASQLTGWELNVMTVADLEKKHQEEAVASIENFMKHLDIEEDFAQMLVEEGFSTLEEVAYVPVNELLEVDGLDEGIVEELRNRAKDALTTLALAKEETFDGVEPAEDLLALEGLEREMAYKLAAKGVATLEDLADQGVDELEGIEDLTAERAGELIMAARNICWFGDEE from the coding sequence ATGAACAAAGAAATTTTGGCGGTAGTAGAAGCTGTTTCTAATGAGAAAGCAGTTCCTCGTGAGCGTATTTTTGAAGCGCTTGAAATCGCGCTTGCAACGGCAACAAAAAAGAAAAGCGAACTAGAAATCGAAGTTCGTGTTGAGATTGACCGTAAAACGGGTAATTTCGAAACTTTCCGCCGTTGGGAAGCTGTTGAGGAAGTTGAATTCCCAACAAAAGAAATCTCTATTGAAGCTGCAAAGTACGATGATCCAGAGATCGAACTTGGCGGTTTCATCGAAGATGATATCGAATCAGTAACGTTTGACCGTATTACGACTCAAACAGCTAAGCAAGTTATCGTACAGAAAGTACGTGAAGCTGAACGCGCTCAAATCGTTGAACAGTTTATTGATAACGAAGGCGAGCTAGTTACTGGCGCAGTTAAGAAAGTTAACCGTGACACAGTGATTCTAGATCTAGGTAACAACGCTGAAGCGGTAATCCTTCGTGATGACCAACTTCCTCGTGAAAACTTCCGTCCAGGTGACCGTGTTCGTGGTCTTCTATACGCAGTTAAGCCAGAAGCTCGCGGCTTCCAGCTGTTTGTTACTCGTTCTAAGCCAGAAATGCTAGCTGAACTATTCCGTGTTGAAGTGCCTGAGATTGGTGAAGAGCTAATTGAACTTAAAGGTGCTGCACGTGACGCTGGTTCTCGTGCTAAAATCGCCGTTAAAACAAACGACAAACGTATTGACCCTGTTGGTGCGTGTGTTGGTATGCGTGGCGCACGTGTACAAGCTGTATCTAACGACCTTGGCGGTGAGCGTATCGATATCGTGCTTTGGGATGATAACCCGGCGCAATTCGTTATCAATGCAATGGCTCCTGCTGATGTTGCTTCTATCATCGTTGATGAAGATACGCACTCAATGGACATCGCGGTTGAAGCTGACAACCTAGCGCAAGCTATCGGTCGTAGCGGTCAAAACGTACGTCTAGCGTCTCAACTTACTGGTTGGGAACTGAACGTAATGACTGTTGCTGATCTAGAGAAGAAGCACCAAGAAGAAGCTGTTGCTTCTATTGAAAACTTCATGAAGCACCTAGATATCGAAGAAGACTTTGCTCAAATGCTTGTTGAAGAAGGCTTCTCTACGCTTGAAGAAGTAGCCTACGTTCCTGTGAACGAGCTTCTTGAAGTCGATGGTCTAGATGAAGGTATCGTTGAAGAATTGCGTAACCGCGCGAAAGACGCACTGACAACTCTAGCGCTAGCGAAAGAAGAAACTTTCGATGGTGTTGAGCCAGCTGAAGACCTACTTGCACTTGAAGGTCTTGAGCGTGAAATGGCTTACAAGCTAGCAGCAAAAGGCGTTGCGACATTGGAAGACCTAGCTGACCAAGGCGTTGATGAACTAGAAGGCATCGAAGACCTAACTGCAGAGCGTGCAGGCGAGCTAATTATGGCTGCGCGTAACATCTGTTGGTTCGGCGACGAAGAATAA
- the infB gene encoding translation initiation factor IF-2: protein MTQLTVKALSEEIGTPVDRLIEQLADAGMKKAGSDQVTDSEKQTLLTHLKKEHGDTSGETEPTRLTLQRKTRSTLSVAAGGGKSKDVQVEVRKKRTYVKRSTIEDEAKREAEEVANREAEEKAQRDAEEQAKRDAAEKAQREAEAKVTREADAKRDAEEKAQRAQAEKAKKDMNSKNADANAQAKKEADELKARQEQEATRKAEAEAAKLVEEARKLAEENQERWSEEEKKKKEQEKSADYHVTTSTYAREAEDAADKKDEKAPRRRKKKPAPAAQPGNNRGGRNQRGRGGKGKLAKPTSMQQGFDKSATVAKSDVAIGETIVVSELASKMSVKATEVIKVMMKMGAMATINQVIDQETAQLVAEEMGHKVILRKENELEEAVLADRDSDAIAEGRAPVVTIMGHVDHGKTSTLDYIRKAHVASGEAGGITQHIGAYHVDTDNGMITFLDTPGHAAFTAMRARGAQATDIVVLVVAADDGVMPQTIEAIQHAKAAGVPLIVAVNKIDKEGANPDNVKNELAQYDVIPEEWGGENIFVHISAKQGTNIDGLLESILLQSEVLELTAVKEGMASGVVVESRLDKGRGPVATVLVQSGTLNKGDIVLCGQEYGRVRAMRDENGKDIETAGPSIPVEILGLSGVPASGDEATVVRDERKAREVANYRQGKFRDVKLARQQKAKLENMFANMTAGEVAELNVVLKADVQGSVEAIADSLLKLSTDEVKVNIVGSGVGGITETDATLAAASNAIILGFNVRADATARNTVQNENLDLRYYSIIYQLIDEVKQAMGGMLAPEFRQEIIGLAQVRDVFKSPKLGAIAGCIVTEGTIKRSNPIRVLRENVVIYEGELESLRRFKDDVQEVKNGYECGVGVKNYNDVRVGDQIEVFEIVEVKRTLD from the coding sequence ATGACACAATTAACAGTTAAAGCACTGAGTGAAGAGATTGGTACGCCAGTTGACCGCTTAATTGAACAACTTGCTGATGCAGGCATGAAGAAAGCAGGGTCGGACCAAGTGACTGATTCAGAGAAGCAAACATTGCTAACGCACCTTAAAAAGGAGCACGGCGATACTTCTGGTGAAACAGAACCGACTCGTTTAACTCTTCAACGCAAGACCCGCAGCACGCTAAGTGTTGCCGCTGGAGGCGGTAAGAGTAAGGATGTTCAAGTTGAGGTACGTAAAAAGCGTACTTACGTGAAGCGCAGCACTATTGAAGATGAAGCGAAACGTGAAGCTGAGGAAGTAGCTAATCGTGAAGCGGAAGAGAAAGCACAACGCGATGCTGAAGAGCAAGCGAAACGTGATGCTGCAGAGAAAGCACAGCGCGAAGCCGAAGCAAAAGTAACACGTGAAGCGGATGCAAAACGTGATGCTGAAGAGAAGGCTCAACGCGCACAAGCTGAAAAGGCTAAAAAAGACATGAATTCAAAAAATGCAGACGCTAACGCACAAGCGAAAAAAGAAGCGGATGAACTTAAAGCTCGTCAAGAGCAAGAAGCAACTCGTAAAGCCGAAGCTGAAGCAGCTAAGCTTGTTGAAGAAGCTCGTAAGTTAGCAGAAGAGAACCAAGAACGTTGGTCTGAAGAAGAGAAGAAGAAGAAAGAGCAAGAGAAATCTGCGGATTACCATGTGACTACTTCTACTTACGCTCGTGAAGCTGAAGATGCGGCAGACAAAAAAGACGAGAAAGCACCTCGTCGTCGCAAGAAGAAACCAGCTCCAGCTGCTCAACCTGGCAATAACCGTGGTGGTCGTAACCAACGTGGTCGTGGCGGTAAAGGTAAGCTTGCTAAACCAACTTCAATGCAGCAAGGCTTCGATAAGTCAGCGACTGTTGCAAAATCTGACGTTGCTATCGGCGAAACGATCGTTGTTTCTGAACTGGCTAGCAAAATGTCAGTTAAAGCAACTGAAGTTATCAAAGTAATGATGAAGATGGGCGCTATGGCGACTATCAACCAAGTGATCGACCAAGAAACAGCACAACTTGTTGCTGAAGAAATGGGTCACAAGGTAATCCTACGTAAAGAAAACGAACTTGAAGAAGCAGTACTAGCTGACCGTGATAGCGATGCTATCGCTGAAGGTCGTGCTCCTGTTGTTACTATCATGGGTCACGTTGACCACGGTAAAACTTCAACACTTGACTACATTCGTAAAGCACACGTTGCTTCTGGCGAAGCTGGCGGTATCACGCAGCACATTGGTGCTTACCACGTAGATACTGACAACGGCATGATCACTTTCCTTGATACTCCTGGACACGCGGCCTTTACTGCTATGCGTGCTCGTGGTGCTCAAGCGACAGATATCGTTGTACTAGTAGTTGCAGCAGATGATGGCGTAATGCCACAAACAATCGAAGCAATCCAGCACGCGAAAGCGGCAGGCGTTCCTCTGATTGTTGCTGTGAACAAGATCGATAAAGAGGGTGCAAACCCAGACAACGTTAAGAATGAGCTAGCTCAATACGACGTTATCCCTGAAGAATGGGGCGGTGAGAACATCTTCGTTCACATCTCTGCAAAACAGGGTACAAACATCGATGGTCTTCTAGAGTCTATCCTTCTTCAGTCTGAAGTTCTTGAGCTTACAGCGGTTAAAGAAGGCATGGCATCTGGTGTTGTTGTTGAATCTCGTCTTGATAAAGGTCGCGGTCCAGTTGCAACAGTACTAGTACAGTCTGGTACTCTAAACAAAGGCGATATCGTTCTTTGTGGTCAAGAGTACGGCCGTGTTCGTGCAATGCGCGATGAAAACGGTAAAGACATCGAAACTGCAGGTCCATCTATCCCTGTAGAAATTCTAGGTCTTTCTGGCGTTCCTGCTTCAGGTGATGAAGCGACTGTTGTACGTGATGAGCGTAAAGCGCGTGAAGTTGCAAACTACCGTCAAGGTAAATTCCGTGATGTTAAACTAGCTCGCCAACAAAAAGCGAAACTAGAAAACATGTTCGCGAACATGACGGCAGGCGAAGTTGCTGAACTTAACGTTGTACTTAAAGCTGACGTTCAAGGTTCTGTAGAAGCGATTGCTGACTCTCTACTGAAACTGTCAACTGACGAAGTTAAAGTGAACATCGTAGGTTCTGGTGTTGGTGGTATTACTGAAACTGACGCAACGCTTGCTGCAGCTTCTAACGCTATCATTCTTGGTTTCAACGTTCGTGCTGACGCAACTGCGCGTAATACAGTTCAGAACGAAAACCTAGATCTACGTTACTACTCAATCATCTACCAACTGATTGACGAAGTTAAACAGGCAATGGGCGGTATGCTTGCTCCTGAATTCCGTCAAGAAATCATTGGTCTTGCACAAGTTCGTGACGTATTTAAGTCGCCTAAACTTGGTGCAATCGCTGGTTGTATTGTTACTGAAGGTACGATTAAGCGTAGCAACCCAATCCGTGTACTTCGTGAAAACGTTGTTATCTACGAAGGTGAACTAGAGTCACTTCGTCGCTTTAAAGATGACGTTCAAGAAGTTAAGAATGGTTACGAGTGTGGTGTTGGCGTTAAGAACTACAACGACGTTCGCGTTGGTGACCAGATCGAAGTATTCGAAATCGTTGAGGTTAAACGTACTCTAGACTAA
- the rbfA gene encoding 30S ribosome-binding factor RbfA: MSKEFSRTQRVSQQLQKELALILQREVRDSRIGMVTISDVEVSRDLAYAKVFVTFLCIGEQTPESCLAALKEHEVPVRMALGKRIRHRLTPEVRFTYDNTLVEGMRMSNLVSEVLNDDKRKQEESGRTDETQSKDEE, encoded by the coding sequence ATGTCAAAAGAATTTAGCCGCACACAACGTGTGTCTCAGCAGCTTCAAAAGGAGCTTGCGCTTATCTTACAACGTGAAGTTCGTGACTCACGTATCGGTATGGTAACGATCTCAGACGTAGAAGTGTCTCGTGACCTTGCTTACGCAAAAGTGTTCGTTACTTTCCTATGTATCGGTGAGCAAACACCTGAATCATGTCTTGCTGCTCTTAAAGAGCATGAAGTGCCAGTTCGTATGGCTCTTGGTAAGCGTATTCGTCACCGCCTAACGCCTGAAGTACGTTTTACTTACGACAACACACTAGTAGAAGGCATGCGTATGTCTAACCTAGTAAGTGAAGTTTTAAACGACGATAAGCGCAAGCAAGAAGAGTCTGGCCGTACTGACGAAACTCAGTCTAAGGACGAAGAGTAA
- the truB gene encoding tRNA pseudouridine(55) synthase TruB, translating into MARRRKGRPINGVILLDKPTGISSNDALQKVKRIYFAEKAGHTGALDPLATGMLPICLGEATKFSQFLLDSDKRYVVIAKLGERTNTSDSDGEVVETRDVNVTQEQLERCIASFKGETDQIPSMFSALKYQGKPLYEYARAGIEVPRESRKITVYSIELLRFEGDEVEMEVHCSKGTYIRTITDDLGEMLGCGAHVTMLRRTGVAKYPYERMVTLEQLNEILEQAQAQEIAPKELLDPLLMPMDTAVEDLPEVNLNAELTDLVQHGMPVQVAGAPTEGTVRMTSGEEKLFVGVAQIAEDGRVAPKRLVVFRDEEPQA; encoded by the coding sequence ATGGCTCGCCGTCGTAAAGGTCGCCCTATCAACGGGGTAATTCTGTTAGATAAGCCAACGGGCATTTCGTCTAATGATGCACTGCAAAAAGTAAAACGTATTTACTTTGCAGAGAAGGCAGGGCACACCGGTGCTCTGGATCCTCTTGCGACTGGCATGCTGCCAATTTGTCTTGGTGAAGCAACGAAGTTCTCTCAGTTTCTTCTAGATTCTGATAAGCGCTACGTAGTAATTGCTAAGCTTGGTGAGCGTACCAATACCTCTGACTCTGATGGCGAAGTGGTAGAGACACGTGATGTTAACGTGACTCAAGAGCAACTTGAACGCTGCATTGCAAGCTTCAAAGGTGAAACCGACCAGATTCCATCAATGTTTTCAGCATTGAAGTATCAAGGTAAGCCTTTGTATGAATACGCACGTGCAGGTATCGAGGTGCCTCGTGAATCTCGTAAGATCACTGTTTACTCTATTGAACTGCTTCGCTTTGAAGGTGATGAAGTTGAGATGGAAGTGCACTGTTCTAAAGGTACTTACATCCGCACAATTACTGACGATCTTGGTGAAATGCTAGGTTGTGGTGCTCACGTGACCATGCTTCGTCGTACAGGTGTAGCAAAGTATCCGTACGAGCGTATGGTGACTTTGGAGCAGTTGAACGAGATCCTAGAGCAAGCACAGGCGCAAGAAATTGCACCCAAAGAGCTGCTTGACCCACTGTTGATGCCAATGGACACAGCCGTTGAAGACTTACCAGAAGTTAACTTGAACGCGGAACTGACTGACCTAGTTCAGCACGGTATGCCCGTTCAGGTTGCTGGTGCGCCAACTGAAGGCACGGTTCGCATGACAAGTGGTGAAGAGAAGCTGTTTGTTGGTGTTGCTCAGATTGCTGAAGATGGCCGAGTTGCACCGAAGCGTTTGGTTGTTTTCAGAGATGAAGAGCCTCAAGCGTAG